The proteins below come from a single Chrysoperla carnea chromosome 1, inChrCarn1.1, whole genome shotgun sequence genomic window:
- the LOC123305583 gene encoding phenoloxidase 1-like has translation MSANSKIENLKLLMERPTEPVFVPKGNRKASFEVPDNYLTNRYKPLGVSLTSRFGDEANEKITVRKIKLPNTARLEGLGRREPFSLFIPEHRELAALCIDIMMGMKDLDDLTSLCCYIRDRINPFLFNYAISVAMLHRPDTQGTDLPNFASTFPEKYLDGAVFARAREEVTIVQDGAREAIELPRDYTASDLEPENRLSYFREDLGINLHHWHWHLVYPFEGRRDIVAKDRRGELFYYMHQQIIARYNAERLCNKLARVERFVDLKQPIKEAYFPKLDSLVASRAWPARSANTTLQNLNRPANRLKQDVDDLKRWSDRIHEAINSGFVRLENGSQMELTEVDGVDQGIDMLGNMIEASPVLSPNIPYYGNMHNMGHLFIAYSHDPDHRYLENFGVMGDSATAMRDPIFYRWHAFIDDIFQKYKSTIPRYTVQQLEYQPVTISGVSTETSGGPSNVLQTFWQQSDVDLSRGMDFAPRGTVNARFTHLQHSDFSVRIQANNSSGQQVRGTCRIFLAPTNDERGVPIPFTDHRKMFIELDRFIVTLDPGSNEIIRQSTESSVTIPFERTFRNLDLNRPVGGEELAQFNFCGCGWPQHMLIPKGSPEGFPCTLFVMISNIANDLVDQDISGTCNDSSSYCGIKDRLYPDRRSMGYPFDREPRNGVNTLREFLTPNMATQNVQIRFTDRTVVRGAR, from the exons ATGAGTGCCAAttctaaaatcgaaaatttgaagTTACTTATGGAACGGCCCACCGAGCCGGTGTTCGTTCCAAAAGGTAACCGAAAAGCATCTTTTGAAGTGCccgataattatttaacaaatcgTTATAAACCATTGGGTGTATCATTAACCAGTCGATTTGGAGATGAagctaatgaaaaaattacagtgagaaaaattaaattaccgaACACAGCCCGATTGGAAGGATTGGGTCGACGTGAACCATTTTCATTATTCATTCCTGAACATCGTGAATTAGCAGCATTATGTATTGATATTATGATGGGCATGAAAGATTTGGACGATTTAACATCATTGTGCTGTTATATTCGGGATCGAATTAATCCATTCTTGTTTAATTATGCAATTAGTGTTGCTATGTTACATCGTCCAGATACACAAGGAACTGACTTACCAAATTTTGCTTCTACTTTCCCGGAAAAATATTTGGATGGTGCAGTATTTGCACGAGCTCGTGAAGAAGTTACCATCGTTCAAGATGGAGCAAGg GAGGCAATTGAACTTCCTCGTGATTACACAGCAAGTGATTTAGAACCTGAAAATCGTCTATCTTACTTCCGAGAAGATTTGGGTATTAATTTACATCATTGGCATTGGCATTTAGTGTACCCATTCGAAGGACGACGTGATATCGTCGCTAAAGACAGACGTGGTGAACTCTTTTATTACATGCATCAACAAATCATTGCTAGATATAACGCTGAACGATTATGCAACAAATTAGCGCGAGTTGAACGTTTTGTAGATTTGAAACAACCAATAAAGGAAGCTTATTTCCCAAAGTTAGATAGTTTAGTCGCAAGTCGAGCATGGCCAGCACGTAGTGCAAATACcacattacaaaatttaaatcgtCCCGCAAATCGATTGAAGCAAGATGTTGATGATTTAAAACGTTGGAGTGATCGAATTCATGAGGCTATTAACTCTGGTTTCGTTCGTTTG gAAAATGGTAGTCAAATGGAGTTAACTGAAGTCGATGGAGTTGACCAAGGTATCGACATGCTTGGTAACATGATTGAAGCCAGTCCTGTCCTCTCACCAAATATACCTTATTATGGAAATATGCATAATATGGGACACTTATTCATCGCTTACAGTCATGACCCTGATCAtagatatttggaaaatttcggTGTTATGGGTGATTCAGCTACAGCTATGCGTGATCCAATATTTTACCGTTGGCATGCATTTATTGatgatattttccaaaaatataaatccaCAATACCCCGGTATACAGTTCAACAATTGGAATACCAACCAGTTACTATTTCTGGAGTGAGTACCGAAACATCTGGTGGACCAAGCAACGTCTTACAAACATTCTGGCAACAAAGTGATGTAGATTTGTCCCGTGGTATGGACTTTGCTCCACGAGGAACAGTTAATGCACGATTTACACATTTGCAACATTCTGATTTCTCTGTCAG AATCCAAGCAAATAACTCTTCGGGACAACAAGTACGAGGTACTTGTCGTATATTCTTGGCACCCACAAATGATGAACGTGGTGTTCCAATTCCATTCACTGACCATCGTAAAATGTTCATTGAACTCGATAGATTTATTGTCACAT TGGATCCAGGAAGTAATGAAATCATTCGTCAATCAACTGAATCATCTGTAACAATACCATTTGAACGAACATTCCGTAACTTGGATCTAAATCGTCCAGTTGGTGGCGAAGAATTAGCTCAATTCAATTTCTGTGGCTGTGGATGGCCTCAACATATGTTAATTCCAAAAGGTTCACCAGAAGGATTCCCATGCACCTTATTTGTTATGATTTCGAATATTGCTAACGATTTA GTTGATCAAGATATATCAGGAACATGTAATGATTCCTCGAGTTATTGTGGTATTAAAGATCGATTGTATCCAGATCGTCGTTCAATGGGATACCCATTCGATCGTGAACCTCGTAATGGTGTGAATACTTTACGTGAATTCCTTACTCCAAATATGGCAACACAAAATGTACAAATTCGTTTCACCGATCGTACAGTGGTTCGAGGGGCACGATGA
- the LOC123305585 gene encoding phenoloxidase 1-like — translation MSKQEVENLKLLFERPTEPMFMPKGDTKTTFKVPKNYLASRYQPIGQSLQSRFGEEADNQITVKKISLPNTRQIEQLGRREPFSLFIPFHQELAAHLIKIMMGMQNVADLMSLCCYVRDRINPFLFNYALSVAMLHRPDTRGTDIPNFAETFPEKFVDSAIFGKARAEAAIIPEGSREPIVLPRDYTASNLEPENRIAYFREDLGIYLHHWHWHLVYPFEGPRDIVAKDRRGELFYYMHQQIIARYNFERFCNKLPRVKRLVDYKQPMKEAYYSKLDSLVSSRAWPSRSANMVCKDLNRPVNRLKQDLDEMARWTDRIHEAINSGFVRLPDGSQVELSVQNGLDEGIDMLGNMIEASILAPNMAYYGNLHNMGHIFIAYCHDPDHRYLENFAPMGDTAINMRDPIFYRLHAFIDDIFHKYKSTIPRYTVQQLEYPPVRLTGVNIEVPGGPSNTLQTFWQQSDLDMSRGLDFSPRGPIRVRFTHLQHTGFSYRIQANNSSANQIRGTCRIFLAPNNDERGIPIPFTDHRKFFIELDRFIVTLDPGNNEIVRKSTESSVTIPFERTFRNLDLNRPVGGDELEQFNYCGCGWPQHMLIPKGTPEGYPCTLFVMISNIADDLVDQDLSGACSDSSSFCGIKDRLYPDRRSMGYPFDREPRTGVNTIREFLTPNMAIQKVSIRFTDRSEA, via the exons ATGAGCAAACAAGAAGTAGAAAATTTGAAGTTATTATTCGAACGACCAACTGAACCAATGTTTATGCCAAAAGGTGATACAAAGACAACCTTTAAAGTACCCAAAAACTATTTAGCTAGTCGTTACCAACCAATTGGACAATCTTTACAAAGTCGTTTTGGCGAGGAGGCTGACAACCAAATTACtgtgaaaaaaataagtttacctAATACTCGTCAAATTGAACAACTTGGACGACGTGAACCTTTCTCATTATTCATACCATTCCATCAGGAGCTAGCTGCTCACTTAATTAAGATTATGATGGGCATGCAAAACGTTGCAGATTTGATGTCATTATGTTGTTATGTTCGCGATCGAATTAatccttttttgtttaattatgctTTGAGTGTTGCCATGTTACATCGCCCGGATACCCGAGGAACTGATATTCCAAATTTTGCAGAAACATTTccagaaaaatttgttgatagTGCTATATTTGGTAAAGCACGTGCTGAAGCTGCCATAATTCCAGAAGGATCACGC GAGCCAATTGTTCTTCCTCGTGATTATACAGCAAGTAATTTGGAACCCGAGAATCGAATAGCTTATTTTCGAGAAGATTTGGGTATTTATTTACACCACTGGCATTGGCATTTGGTTTACCCATTTGAAGGACCACGTGATATTGTAGCAAAAGACAGACGTGGTGAACTTTTCTATTACATGCATCAACAAATCATTGCTAGATATAACTTTGAACGATTTTGCAACAAATTACCGCGTGTTAAACGTTTGGTAGATTATAAACAACCAATGAAGGAAGCATATTATTCGAAATTGGACAGTTTAGTATCAAGTCGAGCATGGCCTTCACGAAGTGCTAATATGGTGTGTAAAGATTTAAACCGTCCCGTCAATCGATTGAAACAAGATTTGGATGAAATGGCTCGTTGGACTGATCGAATTCATGAAGCTATTAATTCTGGTTTTGTTCGGCTG cCTGATGGTAGTCAAGTAGAACTTAGTGTTCAAAACGGATTAGATGAAGGCATTGATATGCTTGGTAATATGATCGAAGCGAGCATTTTGGCACCGAATATGGCATATTATGGGAATCTACACAATATGGGCCATATATTTATTGCTTATTGTCATGATCCAGATCAtagatatttggaaaattttgctCCTATGGGTGACACTGCAATTAATATGCGCGATCCAATTTTTTACCGTTTGCATGCGTTTATTGACgacattttccataaatatAAGTCCACAATTCCAAGATACACAGTTCAACAATTGGAGTATCCACCAGTTAGACTTACTGGTGTTAATATTGAAGTACCTGGTGGACCAAGCAACACCTTACAAACATTTTGGCAACAAAGTGATCTTGATATGTCACGTGGTCTGGATTTTAGTCCACGTGGACCTATTCGAGTTAGATTTACTCATCTTCAACATACTGGTTTCAGTTATCG caTTCAGGCAAATAACTCTTCTGCAAATCAAATTCGTGGTACTTGTCGTATATTTTTGGCACCCAACAATGATGAGCGTGGAATTCCTATTCCATTCACAGACCATCGCAAATTCTTCATCGAACTCGATAGATTCATTGTCACAT TGGATCCAGGAAATAATGAAATTGTCCGAAAATCCACTGAATCGTCAGTAACAATTCCATTTGAACGTACATTCCGTAACTTGGACTTAAACCGCCCAGTAGGTGGCGATGAATTGGAACAATTCAACTATTGTGGTTGTGGATGGCCACAACATATGTTGATTCCAAAGGGTACACCAGAAGGTTACCCATGCACATTATTCGTAATGATTTCAAATATTGCTGACGATTTGGTTGATCAAGATTTATCTGGAGCATGTTCAGATTCGTCAAGTTTTTGTGGAATTAAGGATCGACTATATCCAGATCGTCGTTCTATGGGTTATCCATTTGATAGAGAGCCTCGAACTGGTGTGAATACAATTCGAGAATTTCTAACACCAAACATGGCAATACAAAAAGTGAGTATTCGATTTACTGATCGTTCAGAGGCTTGA
- the LOC123305584 gene encoding phenoloxidase 1-like, translated as MSKQEVENLKLFFERPTEPMFVPRGEKNTAFKVPGNYLADRYQPLGPSLQSRFGEEADNQITVKKISLPNTRQIEQLGRREPFSLFIPFHRELAAQLINIMMGMRSVGDLTSLCCYVRDRINPFLFNYALSVAMLHRPDTQGTDIPNFAESFPEKFVDSTIFGKAREEAAIVPDGSREPIELPRDYSASDLEPENRIAYFREDLGINLHHWHWHLVYPFEGRREIVAKDRRGELFYYMHQQIIARYNVERFCNKLPRVKRLVNLKEPMEEAYFSKLDSLVSSRAWPARSAHMVCKDLNRPANRLKQDLDDMTRWTDRIHEAINSGFVRMPDGSQQELRVQNGFDEGIDMLGNMLEASSLAPNMAYYGNLHNMGHIFIAYVHDPDHRYLENFAPMGDTAINMRDPIFYRWHAFIDDIFHKYKSTIPRYTVQQLEYQPVRLTGVNIEVAGGPSNTLQTFWQQSDLDLSRGMDFSPRGPVRVRFTHLQHSVFSYRIRANNSSGNQIRGTCRIYLAPNNDERGIPIPFTDHRKFFIELDRFIVTLDPGSNEIVRKSTESSVTIPFERTFRNLDLNRPPGGDELEQFNYCGCGWPQHMLIPKGTPEGYPCTLFVMISNIADDLVEQDLSGPCSDSSSYCGIKDRLYPDRRSMGYPFDREPRNGVNTLREFLTPNMAIQNVNIRFTDRTVIRGSR; from the exons ATGAGTAAACAAGAAGTAGAAAATTTGAAGTTATTCTTCGAACGACCTACCGAGCCGATGTTTGTACCAAGAGGTGAAAAAAATACAGCCTTCAAAGTACCCGGAAACTATTTGGCTGACCGTTATCAACCACTTGGGCCATCTTTACAAAGTCGTTTTGGTGAAGAGGCTGACAACCAAATTACtgtgaaaaaaataagtttaccaAATACTCGACAAATTGAACAACTTGGACGACGTGAACCTTTCTCATTATTTATACCGTTCCATCGCGAATTAGCTGCacaattaattaacataatgaTGGGTATGAGAAGTGTTGGGGATTTGACATCATTATGTTGCTATGTTCGCGATCGAATCAATCCTTTCTTGTTTAATTATGCTTTGAGCGTTGCCATGTTACATCGCCCTGATACCCAAGGAACGGATATTCCAAATTTTGCAGAATCATTTccagaaaaatttgttgatagTACAATATTTGGAAAAGCGCGAGAAGAGGCAGCCATTGTCCCAGATGGATCACGG GAGCCAATTGAACTTCCGCGTGATTACTCAGCCAGTGATCTAGAACCAGAAAATCGAATAGCTTATTTCCGAGAAGATTTGGGTATTAATTTACACCACTGGCATTGGCATTTGGTGTATCCATTTGAAGGACGACGTGAAATTGTGGCAAAAGACAGACGTGGTGAACTTTTCTATTACATGCATCAACAAATCATTGCTAGATATAATGTTGAacgattttgtaataaattaccACGTGTTAAACGTttagtaaatttaaaagaaccaATGGAGGaagcatatttttcaaaattggacAGTTTAGTATCAAGTCGAGCATGGCCAGCACGAAGTGCGCATATGGTGTGCAAGGATTTAAATCGTCCCGCCAATCGATTGAAACAAGATTTAGATGATATGACTCGTTGGACTGATCGGATTCATGAAGCAATTAATTCCGGTTTTGTTCGAATG ccCGACGGTAGTCAACAAGAACTGCGCGTCCAAAATGGATTTGATGAAGGTATTGATATGCTTGGTAACATGCTCGAAGCGAGCAGTTTGGCACCGAATATGGCATACTATGGAAATTTACACAACATGGGTCATATATTTATTGCGTATGTTCATGATCCGGACCAcagatatttggaaaattttgcaCCTATGGGTGATACTGCAATTAATATGCGCGATCCAATATTTTACCGTTGGCATGCGTTTATTGACgacattttccataaatatAAGTCCACAATTCCAAGATACACAGTTCAACAATTGGAATATCAACCAGTTAGACTTACTGGTGTTAATATCGAAGTAGCTGGGGGGCCAAGCAATACCTTACAAACATTTTGGCAACAAAGTGATCTTGATTTGTCTCGTGGTATGGATTTCAGTCCACGTGGACCAGTTCGAGTTAGATTCACTCATCTTCAACATTCTGTCTTCAGTTATCG CATCCGAGCAAACAACTCTTCTGGAAATCAAATTCGTGGTACTTGTCGAATATATTTGGCACCCAACAATGATGAACGTGGAATTCCAATTCCATTCACGGATCATCGTAAATTCTTCATCGAACTAGATAGATTTATTGTCACAT tgGATCCAGGAAGTAATGAAATTGTGCGAAAATCGACTGAATCATCAGTCACAATTCCATTTGAACGTACATTCCGTAATTTGGACTTGAATCGTCCACCAGGTGGTGATGAATTGGAACAATTTAACTATTGTGGTTGTGGATGGCCACAACATATGTTGATTCCAAAGGGTACACCAGAAGGTTACCCATGCACATTATTCGTTATGATTTCAAACATTGCTGACGATTTGGTTGAACAAGATTTATCTGGTCCGTGTTCAGATTCGTCAAGTTATTGTGGAATCAAGGATCGACTATACCCAGATCGTCGTTCTATGGGTTATCCATTTGATCGTGAGCCTAGAAATGGTGTTAATACATTACGAGAATTCCTTACACCAAACATGGCCATACAAAATGTGAACATACGATTTACTGATCGTACAGTGATTCGTGGATCTCGATAA